A region of Desulfovibrio sp. DNA encodes the following proteins:
- a CDS encoding C_GCAxxG_C_C family protein gives MSDVLIHALAERAEALFLSREMYCAESIMTVLNDGLGGGLDREQARGLAMGFGEGLGKAGCICGALAGAVMATSWFLSRSLPPTTVREASKILHDKFKADHGSSCCRVLTKPVKAVPAKHFAKCSGLTRYGTELAARLILERLPELAGGAHHPRLRRRSRLASLLRRLADKLG, from the coding sequence ATGAGTGACGTACTGATACACGCCTTGGCCGAAAGGGCCGAGGCCCTGTTCTTGAGCCGTGAAATGTACTGTGCCGAATCCATCATGACGGTGTTGAACGATGGCCTGGGTGGCGGCTTGGACCGCGAGCAGGCGCGTGGTCTGGCCATGGGGTTCGGCGAGGGTCTGGGAAAGGCGGGATGCATCTGCGGGGCATTGGCCGGGGCGGTTATGGCCACGTCGTGGTTTTTATCACGGAGTTTGCCGCCAACAACGGTCCGGGAAGCATCTAAAATATTGCACGATAAGTTCAAAGCCGATCACGGTTCTTCCTGCTGCCGGGTCCTGACCAAGCCGGTCAAGGCCGTGCCGGCCAAGCATTTCGCGAAATGTTCGGGGCTTACCCGCTACGGCACGGAATTGGCAGCCAGGCTCATACTTGAACGCCTGCCCGAATTGGCCGGCGGCGCGCACCATCCTCGCCTTCGCCGCCGTTCCCGGCTGGCGTCTCTTCTGCGCCGCTTGGCGGACAAGCTCGGATAA
- a CDS encoding penicillin-binding protein activator, whose amino-acid sequence MITSRLLNASLIILLFTLSGCAGMDFFGKDAPPTSPQEQAALQAKADEAWRAAKYDRALTLYGLILQGQSLTREAKLTAHERSARAALYTGRAAEALTSLDNWAQTDSKVKATWEWTSLYIQALSATGRERQAEEHLAKILQGRGNPFELTGPAGIELAKRYASRDQASQAAQALRTQHAKAPNRKDRAQFESDTARMLGSLEPKPMSAFLSTVNEANKNVFPYNLIAFENLRRAVSANPAERGRMQDMADRLARSSDLADRDLPGRILARGLSEATSGVKAAPPIPEKDTALVKPGTVAVALLLPQTGQLRGLASKVQAGANAAKAMLTAQGSQVDIRVINTDDPNFVDHLTALPHEVTLVGGPMHASYFKSLPPSGELSRRVFLTFMPEISDAEEGKHVWRFFWSPQDEVSAVLNIPIEEGVKRYGVLYPEDRMGKRLADAFSAAVTARGGEVATIQPYPPQDVPKWGDIVKSMVRAVPKGTDGKNFAARPDFDAIYIPDELQRAEHMIGQLQFYQADSLIVLGPQLWSTALSGQGAKPNINPANYRFAFCPGAWWPQSTSKVVTDLRSHLPKDQQADADFWTSLGFDFVRLAATAGTVSPDTAPSEITRRLNEASKKMEWAMAPISWDSSGHAKMSMYFFRPSVEGLAPVDKDGFKERLDALRAKQQPQQ is encoded by the coding sequence ATGATCACCTCACGCCTGCTCAACGCCTCTCTCATCATATTGCTTTTTACCCTCTCGGGCTGTGCCGGGATGGACTTCTTCGGCAAGGATGCCCCGCCAACCTCTCCCCAGGAGCAGGCGGCGCTCCAGGCCAAAGCCGACGAAGCATGGCGGGCCGCGAAATACGACCGGGCGCTCACCCTCTACGGTTTGATCCTGCAAGGCCAGTCCCTCACACGCGAGGCAAAGCTCACCGCCCACGAGCGCTCCGCCAGGGCCGCTCTCTATACCGGCCGGGCCGCAGAGGCCCTGACTTCCCTGGACAACTGGGCCCAGACCGATTCCAAAGTGAAAGCAACCTGGGAATGGACCAGCCTGTACATCCAAGCTCTTTCAGCCACAGGACGCGAACGCCAGGCTGAAGAACATCTGGCCAAGATACTCCAGGGCAGGGGGAATCCGTTCGAGCTGACCGGCCCGGCGGGCATCGAACTTGCCAAGCGCTATGCTTCCCGCGACCAGGCCAGCCAGGCTGCCCAGGCCCTTCGTACCCAGCACGCCAAAGCGCCCAACCGCAAGGACCGCGCCCAGTTCGAGTCGGACACTGCCCGCATGCTGGGTTCGCTTGAGCCCAAGCCCATGTCCGCTTTTCTTTCAACGGTGAACGAAGCCAACAAGAACGTCTTTCCCTACAACCTGATCGCTTTTGAGAACCTTCGCAGGGCTGTCTCAGCCAATCCCGCGGAACGCGGGCGCATGCAGGACATGGCCGACCGGCTGGCCCGTTCCTCGGACCTGGCCGATCGCGACCTTCCCGGACGCATTCTCGCCAGGGGTTTGAGCGAGGCCACTTCAGGGGTGAAGGCCGCTCCGCCGATTCCCGAGAAGGACACGGCCCTCGTCAAGCCCGGCACCGTGGCCGTGGCCCTGCTGCTGCCCCAGACCGGACAGCTGCGCGGTCTGGCCTCCAAAGTGCAGGCCGGAGCCAACGCGGCCAAGGCCATGCTCACCGCCCAGGGATCGCAGGTGGACATCCGGGTGATCAACACCGATGATCCCAATTTCGTGGACCACCTGACGGCCCTGCCCCATGAGGTCACCCTGGTGGGCGGGCCCATGCACGCCTCCTACTTCAAGAGCCTCCCGCCCAGCGGCGAATTGTCCCGCAGAGTGTTTCTCACCTTCATGCCCGAAATCTCCGACGCCGAGGAAGGCAAGCACGTCTGGCGGTTCTTCTGGAGCCCGCAGGACGAGGTCAGCGCTGTGTTGAACATTCCAATTGAAGAGGGCGTGAAGCGCTACGGGGTTCTCTACCCCGAGGACCGCATGGGCAAACGTCTGGCCGACGCCTTTTCCGCAGCCGTCACCGCTCGCGGGGGCGAAGTCGCCACCATCCAGCCCTATCCCCCCCAGGACGTGCCCAAATGGGGCGACATAGTGAAAAGCATGGTCAGAGCCGTTCCCAAGGGAACCGACGGCAAAAACTTCGCGGCCCGCCCTGACTTCGATGCCATCTACATCCCAGACGAACTGCAGCGTGCCGAGCACATGATCGGCCAGCTCCAGTTCTACCAGGCGGACTCGCTCATCGTGCTCGGTCCGCAGCTGTGGTCCACCGCGCTCTCCGGACAGGGGGCCAAGCCGAACATCAACCCCGCCAACTACCGTTTCGCATTCTGCCCGGGAGCCTGGTGGCCGCAGTCCACCTCCAAGGTCGTGACCGACTTGAGGTCCCATCTTCCCAAGGACCAGCAGGCCGACGCCGACTTCTGGACCTCCCTGGGTTTCGACTTCGTGCGTCTGGCAGCCACGGCCGGTACGGTTTCGCCAGATACCGCTCCCTCGGAAATCACCAGACGGCTTAACGAGGCGTCCAAAAAGATGGAATGGGCCATGGCTCCCATCAGCTGGGACAGCTCCGGGCACGCCAAGATGTCCATGTACTTTTTCAGGCCCTCGGTTGAGGGGCTGGCCCCGGTGGACAAGGACGGCTTCAAGGAGCGCCTGGACGCCCTGAGGGCCAAGCAGCAGCCCCAGCAGTGA
- a CDS encoding acyltransferase: MNSVRALPERAAWDPFALAARAVPGLDGLRGLACLMIFNVHFFAQFADASYFVAPGGLLHEILHTLHSGSHGVDVFFVVSGFLIYGSLTRKRPNLSRFLVERYKRLLPVVLVINIPALYWVNANWKEIVDNVFFLDLFGSKLVTFVSWALVYEMYFYLLCGVWLIVLGRGKNGPPWLSWSALCVLFVANSLSFKLTPVLSDWRFVGFFVGIGLAMLRADTRGRRVFEMVPRGVWPVCLGVLALACWLWSQDVVGMLSAKSPALALGYFTLFDLVVALLVASLVNAASAKTSPGSQHTPRGVHSAALPAGGGIFTWMPLRCVGAVSYSLFLLHTQWGLPLATTLFGKPASLAGLALHYGLSLGVSFILATFLYMHLEKFYFTRR, translated from the coding sequence GTGAATTCCGTGCGGGCTTTGCCCGAACGGGCGGCCTGGGACCCGTTCGCCCTGGCCGCCCGCGCTGTTCCCGGGCTGGACGGGCTTCGCGGTCTGGCCTGCCTGATGATCTTCAACGTCCATTTCTTCGCCCAGTTCGCCGACGCCTCCTACTTCGTCGCCCCTGGTGGCCTCCTCCACGAGATTCTGCACACCCTTCATTCCGGCTCCCACGGGGTGGACGTGTTTTTCGTGGTCTCGGGCTTTCTCATCTACGGTTCACTTACCCGCAAGCGCCCGAATCTCTCCCGGTTCCTGGTGGAACGCTACAAACGCCTGCTTCCGGTGGTGCTGGTGATAAACATCCCCGCGCTTTACTGGGTAAACGCCAACTGGAAGGAGATCGTGGACAACGTCTTCTTTCTCGACCTGTTCGGGTCCAAGCTGGTCACCTTCGTCTCCTGGGCATTGGTCTACGAGATGTACTTTTACCTGTTGTGCGGGGTGTGGCTCATCGTGCTGGGGCGCGGCAAGAACGGTCCGCCCTGGCTCTCATGGTCGGCGCTGTGCGTACTCTTCGTGGCCAACAGCCTCTCTTTCAAGCTGACTCCGGTTCTCTCCGACTGGCGCTTCGTGGGGTTCTTCGTAGGCATAGGATTGGCCATGCTCCGGGCCGACACTCGCGGCAGGCGGGTATTCGAGATGGTTCCGCGTGGGGTCTGGCCGGTCTGCCTTGGGGTGCTGGCCCTGGCCTGTTGGTTGTGGTCGCAAGATGTCGTGGGCATGCTTTCTGCGAAGTCGCCCGCGCTGGCCTTGGGCTATTTCACCCTGTTCGATCTTGTTGTGGCCCTGTTGGTGGCCTCTTTGGTGAACGCCGCAAGCGCAAAAACCTCACCTGGCAGCCAACATACACCAAGAGGAGTTCACTCTGCCGCCCTGCCCGCTGGAGGCGGAATCTTCACCTGGATGCCGCTTCGCTGCGTGGGAGCCGTGAGCTACTCGCTGTTTCTCCTCCACACCCAGTGGGGTCTGCCTCTGGCCACCACCCTCTTCGGCAAGCCAGCCAGCCTGGCAGGACTCGCGCTGCACTACGGCCTG